From Magnolia sinica isolate HGM2019 chromosome 13, MsV1, whole genome shotgun sequence, one genomic window encodes:
- the LOC131222846 gene encoding uncharacterized protein LOC131222846, with translation MPLLSKLKSLTLIPPSSHLLLQGRHVSGTAKGKSKLKTGQVLKRSKIPKKSSAASGSGGSTKDYATQKVNEMVDSCLDAPTPIRFLTPKQKLIEAEREKLGLISKARKREIDSLKSSKGGSSCGSDGFTGIGTPGLDLITLGVVDGDKVPKYNLTVEDGRRLAKEYSRVLMRKHRARQAAESTLLRLKKEAIEALPEGPLRDAAMVPDLTPFPKERFMATLTPPIDGYVEKIKAATKMGMGKEKLR, from the coding sequence ATGCCCTTACTCTCCAAACTAAAATCCCTCACACTCATCCCACCCTCTTCCCACCTCCTCCTCCAGGGCCGCCATGTCAGTGGCACTGCCAAGGGCAAATCCAAGCTTAAAACCGGCCAGGTCCTCAAGCGCTCCAAAATCCCCAAAAAGTCCTCTGCTGCTTCCGGGTCTGGTGGGAGCACCAAAGACTATGCCACGCAGAAGGTCAACGAAATGGTGGACTCTTGCCTAGATGCTCCTACACCCATCAGATTCCTCACCCCCAAGCAGAAGCTCATCGAAGCTGAGCGTGAGAAGCTGGGCCTCATCAGTAAGGCCCGCAAGCGTGAGATCGACAGCCTGAAATCCTCCAAAGGCGGATCGAGCTGTGGATCCGACGGATTCACAGGGATTGGGACCCCAGGCCTTGATCTGATCACGCTGGGGGTCGTTGATGGAGATAAGGTGCCTAAGTACAATCTGACGGTCGAGGATGGGCGGAGGCTGGCGAAGGAGTATAGTAGGGTATTGATGAGGAAGCACCGGGCCCGGCAGGCGGCGGAGTCTACGCTCCTGAGGCTGAAGAAGGAGGCGATTGAGGCGTTGCCGGAGGGTCCCCTGCGGGATGCCGCCATGGTCCCTGATCTCACACCCTTCCCGAAGGAGAGGTTCATGGCCACGCTGACACCGCCGATCGATGGGTATGTGGAGAAGATCAAGGCAGCGACAAAGATGGGCATGGGGAAGGAGAAGCTACGGTGA